The sequence GAATCGATAGAATCAGGGCAACCAATCCCAGGGGAAAAAGGCCCAAGTGAAGCAGGGCCGGTAAACCCGCGGCGCCGGCAATGCCCCCCAAAATGCGGGAAAAACTGCTCACCAGGAGAAGGACAACAAAACCGGCGACAAGAAAAATCAGGAAGGAGTGGAATCCCCTTGTCTTTTTAACCGTCGGCCTTTGCTCGGCCTTAAATTCCCCTCTGGTGGCGTCGATCAAGGCCGAAACCCCGGCCATAACCCCGCCGTCAAAATCCCCTCTCTTAAATCTGGGGGTAATGACCAGGTCAATAATCCTTCCGGCCAATAAATCCGTCAATCGGCCTTCTAAGCCCCGCCCGACCTCGATCCGGATCTTTCTTTCCTTTTTGGCCACGACCACGATTATCCCATTGTCCTTATTTTTTTGCCCGATCTTCCAGGCCTCGGCCACCTGGATCCCAAACCTGCCGATAGTCTCTCCTTCCAACGAGGGGACGGTTAAAATGACCATCTGTGTGGAGTCGGTTTGTTCGAATGCTTTCAATTCCCCTTCAATGCGAGCCGCCGAGGCGGAAGAAATCATTCCGGCATAATCATTGACATAGCCCCGGAGCTTAGGGATTTCCAGGGCCTGGCTTATGCAAGGGAAAAAGAAAAGAACAAAAATCAGGGCAAGAATGGATTTTTTCATTCTTTAGACATTCTTTCTGAAAATGCATCTTTGATGAACTCGAAAAAAGTCCGCAAGCACCCTTCCCGTCATTCCCGTGAAGCTTGTCCTCGAATGTCTTAATCGGGGAACGGGAATCCAGTGTTTTTAACTGGTTAGACATGGCCTGGATTCCCGCCTGCGCGGGAATGACGACTTTTTACGAGACCATCATCTTTGGTTAAAATTTTACTTTAGGCGCCTTTTCGGCCCCGGCTTCGGCTTTAAAAGGTT is a genomic window of Deltaproteobacteria bacterium containing:
- a CDS encoding TPM domain-containing protein — protein: MKKSILALIFVLFFFPCISQALEIPKLRGYVNDYAGMISSASAARIEGELKAFEQTDSTQMVILTVPSLEGETIGRFGIQVAEAWKIGQKNKDNGIIVVVAKKERKIRIEVGRGLEGRLTDLLAGRIIDLVITPRFKRGDFDGGVMAGVSALIDATRGEFKAEQRPTVKKTRGFHSFLIFLVAGFVVLLLVSSFSRILGGIAGAAGLPALLHLGLFPLGLVALILSILVGAGIGALLPSLFSAGGNRGGGFWPGGGFYSSGGGGWSGGDSGGGDFGGGGDFGGGGASGDW